Within the Paramormyrops kingsleyae isolate MSU_618 chromosome 2, PKINGS_0.4, whole genome shotgun sequence genome, the region GGGGGATTTAAAGGGCTTGGTTGGGGCTTGAGCTGAGGTCCAGACTAACCAGTGACATGGGGCGTCGCAGTGTTTTGTAATAAGCTTTGTTTGTCGCCTCATGAACTAAATTCTCTGTACTTCTCTGGCAGGGGGCTGTGTCCTTATCCTCAGTAGAAATTTTGTACAGTATGCCTGCTTTGGTTTGTTCGGGATTATAGCTCTACAGGTGAGTTTCTAAGGGTGAGTCACACTTCTGCCTCAAGCCCACGCAGAGCTTACGCAGTAGCCAACGCAAATGGCTTACGCCGTTGCGATCATTTATACTCGTGCATTTGAATGTCTGTGTCGCTCTGCAGTTAGACCGCCAAAATGCTTGTTGGCTGACTGCAGTGGGTTTAAgtttttgctaaaacatttttactctattataagaaacaaaacttggcaaactttgcagttttaatgattgttccttttcaagattatctagcaTACGTATAAAAATCATTTCAAAGTTTATCCCCGCTGCTTTCTGCATGAGCTCTACATGCACTCTCTCAGCCAATCATAAtgattttcatccttgctgtacGAATCACTCATAGATGggtttataaatgtatattataactCATAGATGGGTTTTTGgtttataaatattacatttatcgcaaaaaaatcacattggtATCTGAAATTTTCCAATATCATGCAGTCTTGGTGTGAACGGCTGCaatctattttttttaacaccaTGAACGATTCCAACTGTGGCAAAAACAGCAGGCTTGAGACCAGCTCCCAcactaaacccccccccccccccaccagctggaAATGAACTACAACAAAACATTTGCATAGGAGGATGTGTGATGCTACCAAGCGGACCAATCACTGTCACTGTGGTTTGCGTCACTGTGATTTGTCATTAGTTCTGGGAAAGTGCACGTCAAGCTGTCTCTCTATGGCATAAGTTCTGCACAAAAGTATAAATGAGCCTTAATTGTTTTTCTGAAATATTTGAAGTATTTATAATATGAGTTCATCTACTCTGATTTTCATCTACTCTCTCCCCCAGACTATCGCCTACAGCATTTTGTGGGATCTTAAGTTCTTAATGAGGTGAGTCCAGAGTAGTTGGTATAAAATGGCAAGATGACGCGGGtgattaaaatatgaaatgctttGGAGTCACATTTTGTACACATTTTAGCACTTaaatgtgtttctgtcaaagCTGACTTCCACTGAGGTGATCTGCTCTGTCAGGTCTTCTTCCTTCTcttccttttttatttatttatttattatttatttcctttTCTTCCTAGGAACTTGGCCCTGGGTGgggggctgctgctgctgctggcagaGTCTCGCTCAGAGGGGAAGAGCATGTTTGCTGGGGTGCCCTCCATGGGCGAGAGCTCTCCTAAGCAGTACATGCAGTTGGGAGGCCGTGTTCTCCTGGTCCTCATGTTTATGACCCTTCTGCACTTCGACACCAGCTTCTTCTCTGTGAGTTTCCTTATGGACGTGTAAGAAGTTGACATATCTGTGACTGCACAGATGGTGAAGCTTGTCTGCGCTGTGAGCTAAGAATCTTGTGCAGTGTTGGCGTCCATGTCTGTAGAAAATAACCAGCTTTGACCTTTGAGCACAACTGAGCAGGTGCCACAACTCCACATTTGGTTGCATCTACTTCATAGTCCAAAATGAACAATTCTGCTGCTTTTCTACATCATTTGTTAGCATATTAAGAATTTTGTCAAATATACTGTAGGATTACTGTGGGAAAGGGTAACATCATTGTCAGCTCAGGTCAAGTTTGTACCCATTCTGAAAATACTGTAAGAAGATGTTTGGTGCGGGATGGTAGTTGATGATAATGCACATCCCCTCCTGACCCATTCACTCTACTTCTTCCACCACTAGATCCTACAGAACATGGTCGGCACGGCTTTGATCATCcttgtggccgtggggttcaaGACAAAGCTAGCCGCCCTCACACTGGTGGTGTGGCTCTTCGCCATCAACGTCTACTTCAACGCCTTCTGGACAGTACCAGCCTACAAGCCCATGCACGACTTCCTCAAGTATGACTTCTTTCAGACCATGTCAGTGATCGGGGGCCTTCTTCTGGTGGTGGCGCTGGGGCCCGGTGGCGTGTCGATGGACGAAAAGAAGAAGGAGTGGTAAGAGCAGGACACAAGGGGCCCCAGACCCACTGCGTCAAGCCGGCACCTCGACAGCTGCAGCCTCCCTGTTCGCTTGCTTTTTTATCTCCCCTGATGGTTATCCCAAatgcacttttaattttttttttgttttttaagttttattagTTCAAGATTTAGTTTATACTGGATTTTTTAATGCCTATATTTAGGTTTGTTCTTTTGATGCCCCAAGaaaaaatgatttattaaaatGGTT harbors:
- the surf4l gene encoding surfeit 4, like, giving the protein MGHSDLMSTAEDVADQFLRVTKQYLPHLARLCLISTFLEDGIRMWFQWFEQRDYIEATWNCGYFLATCFVLLNLLGQLGGCVLILSRNFVQYACFGLFGIIALQTIAYSILWDLKFLMRNLALGGGLLLLLAESRSEGKSMFAGVPSMGESSPKQYMQLGGRVLLVLMFMTLLHFDTSFFSILQNMVGTALIILVAVGFKTKLAALTLVVWLFAINVYFNAFWTVPAYKPMHDFLKYDFFQTMSVIGGLLLVVALGPGGVSMDEKKKEW